Part of the Chrysiogenia bacterium genome is shown below.
GTTGAAGCGCCTTCGTAATCTTGAGATCGTCGAGGCCAACGACGGCGTCGAAGGACTCAAGAAGATGTCGGAGAAGAAGTTCGACCTCGTGCTGACGGACATCAACATGCCCGTGATGGACGGGATCAAGCTGATTACGCTCATTCGCAAGGACGACACGCACAAGGACGTTCCCATCGTGGTCATCACCACCGAGGGCGGCTCCGACGACCGTGAGAAGGCA
Proteins encoded:
- a CDS encoding response regulator — encoded protein: MADFRVLVVEDSPTMRQLIIFALKRLRNLEIVEANDGVEGLKKMSEKKFDLVLTDINMPVMDGIKLITLIRKDDTHKDVPIVVITTEGGSDDREKALSLGANTYITKPIQAAHVLTTVKQLLNIQ